The following proteins are encoded in a genomic region of Papaver somniferum cultivar HN1 unplaced genomic scaffold, ASM357369v1 unplaced-scaffold_10, whole genome shotgun sequence:
- the LOC113326875 gene encoding probable inositol transporter 2 — protein MNTAASALEIPLIMSCLVLVGTLICTTLVDRFWRRRLLLVSISGIISSLGLLSFLFHIGINSAGGLKLPFSNIGVVDENRVFWYNIVEEKASGMGLLALAALAMYMISYSLGIGTVPWIINSELYPMKYRFVCVKIGNVAYWLTKLFGEGFFLDNLGRYFSAADMLFLLYSFSWVVGFFIYFYIPRTKGLQLEDVEKVLPQQEKQLQMYEYEIRNKDGQKFNEELKVLIV, from the coding sequence ATGAATACAGCAGCGTCCGCTTTGGAAATTCCTCTCATCATGTCTTGTCTTGTTCTAGTTGGTACTTTGATCTGTACCACGTTAGTTGATCGTTTTTGGAGGAGACGACTTCTTCTTGTTAGTATATCCGGAATAATATCATCTCTTGGGTTGTTATCTTTTTTGTTTCATATTGGGATCAATTCTGCCGGAGGCCTAAAACTTCCTTTTTCAAACATCGGTGTGGTAGATGAGAATCGAGTATTTTGGTACAATATTGTTGAAGAAAAGGCATCAGGTATGGGATTATTAGCATTGGCTGCTCTTGCAATGTACATGATCTCGTATTCGCTGGGTATAGGAACAGTTCCTTGGATCATAAACTCGGAACTCTATCCAATGAAATACAGATTTGTTTGTGTAAAGATAGGAAATGTGGCGTACTGGCTGACGAAACTATTTGGGGAAGGTTTCTTTTTGGACAACTTGGGGAGATATTTTTCTGCTGCGGATATGCTCTTTTTATTGTATTCTTTTTCTTGGGTGGTGGGTTTTTTCATCTACTTTTACATACCACGGACCAAAGGATTACAACTTGAGGACGTCGAGAAGGTCTTACCGCAACAGGAGAAGCAACTCCAAATGTATGAGTATGAAATTAGGAATAAGGACGGTCAGAAGTTCAATGAGGAACTCAAGGTTCTTATAGTATGA